A stretch of the Lolium perenne isolate Kyuss_39 chromosome 3, Kyuss_2.0, whole genome shotgun sequence genome encodes the following:
- the LOC139838482 gene encoding uncharacterized protein isoform X1, producing MYVVNNLSCLGTISNNVNSVGRRKWPGTNTIKVFRPLNMSASNGKWINGLQFSSLFWCWYKQVPYWHNPCPMLSALVSSHVAESNARRISSGSETITWRMIYGMNDSFGCLYFKMNRAPTTGQLHRLVSGNQ from the exons ATGTATGTTGTGAATAATTTATCATGTCTAG GTACAATCTCAAACAATGTTAATTCAGTTGGAAGAAGAAAATGGCCAGGGACAAACACTATAAAG GTTTTTAGACCACTAAATATGTCAGCATCAAATGGGAAGTGGATCAATGGGCTCCAGTTCTCATCACTGTTCTGGTGCTGGTACAAACAGGTACCATACTG GCACAACCCTTGCCCTATGTTGAGTGCTTTGGTCAGTTCACATGTGGCAGAGAGCAATGCCAGGAGGATTAGCTCAG GTTCCGAAACAATCACTTGGCGCATGATATATGGAATGAATGATAGTTTTGGGTGTCTTTACTT TAAAATGAACCGAGCACCGACGACCGGCCAACTGCATCGATTAGTCAGCGGCAACCAGTAG
- the LOC139838482 gene encoding uncharacterized protein isoform X2, producing the protein MDVYSDIKARCQFEVFRPLNMSASNGKWINGLQFSSLFWCWYKQVPYWHNPCPMLSALVSSHVAESNARRISSGSETITWRMIYGMNDSFGCLYFKMNRAPTTGQLHRLVSGNQ; encoded by the exons ATGGACGTTTATTCTGATATCAAAGCAAGATGTCAATTTGAG GTTTTTAGACCACTAAATATGTCAGCATCAAATGGGAAGTGGATCAATGGGCTCCAGTTCTCATCACTGTTCTGGTGCTGGTACAAACAGGTACCATACTG GCACAACCCTTGCCCTATGTTGAGTGCTTTGGTCAGTTCACATGTGGCAGAGAGCAATGCCAGGAGGATTAGCTCAG GTTCCGAAACAATCACTTGGCGCATGATATATGGAATGAATGATAGTTTTGGGTGTCTTTACTT TAAAATGAACCGAGCACCGACGACCGGCCAACTGCATCGATTAGTCAGCGGCAACCAGTAG
- the LOC139838483 gene encoding uncharacterized protein has translation MADSDGDGAAHEGARGAGSASSFTLILRRHLHREQRRLRFAQPSFKPLPFTLFLKDAKAVLDQHKPGTDWFVFMPYCILGEIITVIVAPASTKELLKALLVLDTMAGHAFAYADESLSFEDGYEEKN, from the exons ATGGCGGATAGCGACGGCGATGGTGCGGCCCACGAAGGCGCGCGGGGCGCCGGCAGCGCCTCGAGCTTCACCTTGATCTTGCGCCGTCATCTTCACCGGGAGCAGCGCCGCCTCCGCTTCGCGCAGCCATCCTTCAAGCCCCTCCCTTTCACCCTCTTCCTCAAGGACGCCAAGGCCGTCCTCGACCAGCACAAGCCAG GTACAGATTGGTTCGTTTTTATGCCATATTGTATACTGGGAGAGATTATCACTGTCATCGTCGCCCCAGCTTCTACAAAGGAGCTCCTCAAGGCTCTCTTGGTCTTGGATACCATGGCTGGACATGCTTTTGCATATGCAG ATGAATCTCTCTCCTTTGAAGATGGCTATGAAGAAAAGAACTAA
- the LOC127342359 gene encoding probable splicing factor 3A subunit 1, whose translation MGAPTVAPMPLPPAPDGDGDVDRQEQLQIVLSSAAVVAPAPSSKPEPAPTVATHTRTIGIIHPPPDIRVIIEKTATFVAKNGPDFERRIVQLNQGNAKFNFLQPSDPYHAYYQHRIAEIAAQPPATDAAGAAVPEDGQQQLPSDPADGSDDKPDHSAPFRVAPPTKVLVPPKAELYTVHLPEGITGEELDIIKLTAQFVARNGKNFMTALAQREATNPQFNFIRPTHSLFTFFTMLSDAYSRVMRPDEGVPALIRELREGSKDLTTVLERCLNRLEWDRSQEQARQQADDEVELERMQMSMIDWHDFVVVETIEFADDEYEGLPVPLTLEELKRRKRMETLREDDEPAELAEPAKDDAMEMDDDEMQLVEEGMKAARLQENEGGAQVMVTGDDEPPMRIVKNYKRPEERMPAERDPTKVVVSPITGELIPISEMEEHMRISLIDPKYKEQKERMMAKIKETTLAPDDEISRNIIGLARTRPDIFGTTEEEVSNAVKAEIEKKKDEQPKQVIWDGHSGSIGWTATQAMSMGGEEQQFDASNVRGPAPLPQPGMSLPRPPQPLPLINVPRFTPNPMPYHIHPPPHHMQGVPHMMPNMHQPPPPGQQQMIRMTGPMGHMPNSIPPPPGHTTQFMPGPPRFPMPPPPHMQTMPTMVNPIGIPQPPPPLPPQPPAEEQPPLPDEPEPKRPRTDDASLIPAEQFLAQHPGPARISVSVPSLDEGNLQGQVLEIPVQSLSDTVGSLKEQIAGELQLPANKQKLSVRTSFLKDNLSLAYYNVGPGVVINLALRERGGRKK comes from the exons atgGGAGCCCCCACGGTGGCCCCCATGCCCCTCCCTCCCGCGccggacggcgacggcgacgtcgACCGCCAGGAGCAGCTTCAGATCGTTCTCTcgtccgccgccgtcgtcgcgccCGCGCCCTCCTCCAAGCCCGAGCCCGCGCCGACGGTGGCCACGCACACGCGCACCATCGGCATCATCCACCCTCCGCCCGACATCCGCGTCATCATCGAGAAGACGGCCACCTTCGTCGCCAAGAACGGCCCCGACTTCGAGCGCCGCATCGTCCAGCTCAACCAGGGCAACGCCAAGTTCAACTTCCTGCAGCCCTCCGACCCCTACCACGCCTACTACCAGCACCGCATCGCCGAGATCGCCGCCCAGCCCCCCGCCACCGACGCGGCGGGCGCGGCCGTGCCCGAGGACGGCCAGCAGCAGCTCCCGTCCGACCCTGCCGATGGCTCGGATGACAAGCCCGACCACTCCGCGCCCTTCCGCGTGGCGCCGCCCACCAAGGTGCTCGTGCCACCCAAGGCGGAGCTCTACACCGTGCACCTGCCCGAGGGTATCACCGGGGAGGAGCTGGACATCATCAAGCTCACCGCCCAGTTTGTGGCTCGGAACGGTAAGAACTTCATGACTGCTCTCGCGCAGCGCGAGGCCACCAACCCGCAGTTCAACTTCATCCGCCCCACCCACAGCTTGTTCACCTTCTTCACCATGCTCTCGGATGCTTACTCGAGGGTGATGAGGCCAGATGAGGGCGTGCCTGCGCTCATCAGGGAGCTGCGGGAGGGGTCCAAGGACCTCACCACCGTGCTCGAGCGCTGCCTCAACCGGCTGGAGTGGGATCGCTCGCAGGAGCAGGCTAGGCAGCAGGCAGATGATGAGGTTGAGCTGGAGAGGATGCAGATGTCGATGATTGATTGGCACGATTTTGTCGTCGTCGAGACGATTGAGTTTGCAGACGATGAGTACGAGGGGCTTCCTGTCCCGCTTACCCTAGAGGAATTGAAGCGCCGGAAGAGGATGGAGACCTTGAGAGAGGACGATGAACCCGCGGAATTAGCTGAACCAGCTAAGGATGATGCGATGGAGATGGATGATGATGAGATGCAACTTGTTGAGGAGGGAATGAAGGCTGCAAGGCTCCAGGAGAATGAAGGAGGAGCACAAGTTATGGTGACTGGTGATGATGAGCCACCTATGAGGATTGTCAAGAACTACAAGAGGCCTGAGGAGAGGATGCCTGCGGAGAGGGATCCCACCAAGGTTGTTGTATCACCGATAACCGGGGAGCTCATTCCAATCAGCGAGATGGAAGAACACATGCGCATCTCGCTCATCGACCCCAAGTACAAGGAACAGAAAGAAAGAATGATGGCCAAGATTAAGGAGACCACACTTGCTCCTGACGATGAGATCTCTCGTAACATCATTGGTCTTGCGCGCACAAGGCCTGATATATTTGGAACGACCGAGGAAGAGGTTTCAAATGCTGTCAAGGCAGAAatcgagaagaagaaggatgagCAGCCAAAGCAGGTTATTTGGGATGGTCATTCTGGTAGCATTGGTTGGACTGCCACTCAGGCAATGTCTATGGGTGGTGAGGAACAACAATTTGATGCTTCCAATGTGCGAGGTCCAGCTCCACTTCCTCAGCCTGGCATGTCGTTGCCCCGGCCTCCTCAACCACTTCCTCTGATTAATGTTCCCCGATTTACACCAAATCCGATGCCTTATCATATCCACCCCCCGCCTCATCATATGCAAGGAGTTCCACATATGATGCCCAACATGCACCAACCTCCACCACCAGGTCAACAGCAGATGATTAGAATGACTGGTCCCATGGGTCATATGCCAAACAGTATCCCTCCACCTCCAGGCCATACTACCCAGTTCATGCCTGGTCCACCACGGTTCCCTATGCCCCCGCCGCCACACATGCAGACCATGCCAACAATGGTCAACCCCATCGGAATCCCCCAGCCTCCACCACCTTTGCCTCCTCAACCACCTGCCGAGGAGCAGCCACCTCTACCTGATGAACCAGAACCTAAGAGGCCAAGAACAGATGATGCTTCTCTGATTCCAGCAGAGCAGTTCCTTGCTCAGCATCCG GGCCCTGCTCGCATCTCGGTTTCTGTACCCAGCCTTGATGAAGGAAACTTGCAAGGCCAAGTTTTGGAGATCCCTGTCCAATCTCTCTCAGACACCGTCGGCAGTCTCAAGGAGCAGATTGCTGGAGAGCTGCAGCTTCCTGCTAATAAGCAGAAGCTGAGTGTGAGGACTAGTTTCCTCAAAGACAATCTTTCTCTTGCTTATTACAATGTTGGCCCTGGGGTGGTGATCAATCTAGCTCTGAGGGAGCGTGGTGGGAGGAAAAAATGA
- the LOC127342361 gene encoding uncharacterized protein — translation MVPLRVCHRLLRLLHHPLPTTITITMAAPQPQPHPHPGCKTISSPSAAGPAPKRFRTMATDAAAPPASAGCSAMKAEFARHTDYLNALNDKRERLVKASRDVTMNSKKVIFQVHRISRNNKEEVLSKAENDLAAVVNQHIGKLVKELHGTDFWKLRRAYTFGVQEYIEAATFCRFCKTGTLLSLDEINDSLLALSDKSVEPLQINVLDYILGVADLSGELMRLAIGRISDGEVEYAKDICSFVRDIYRELTLLVPLMDDNNEMKKKMEVMLQSVVKIENACFGVHVRGSEYIPMLGSSAEPDYAFFGGADYD, via the exons ATGGTGCCGCTACGCGTCTgccaccgcctcctccgcctGCTTCACCATCCCCTccccaccaccatcaccatcaccatggcGGCGCCCCAACCCCAACCCCATCCCCATCCCGGCTGCAAAACCATTTCTTCCC CGTCCGCCGCCGGCCCGGCGCCCAAGAGGTTCAGGACAATGGCCACcgacgcggcggctcctccggCCTCGGCGGGGTGCTCCGCGATGAAGGCCGAGTTCGCCAGGCACACCGACTACCTCAACGCGCTC AATGATAAAAGGGAAAGGCTAGTGAAAGCAAGTCGGGATGTGACAATGAACAGCAAAAAGGTCATCTTTCAAGTCCACAG GATCAGCAGAAATAATAAGGAGGAAGTTCTTTCAAAGGCAGAAAATGATCTTGCTGCTGTGGTTAACCAACACATTGGAAAGTTAGTAAAAGAATTACATGGAACCGACTTCTGGAAGCTCAGAAGAGCCTATACCTTTGGT GTACAAGAATATATCGAAGCTGCAACGTTTTGTAGATTTTGCAAGACTGGCACTTTATTGAGTCTAGATGAGATCAATGATTCTTTGCTAGCGCTAAGTGATAAATCTGTTGAGCCCTTGCAGATAAACGTACTTGACTATATTTTAGGG GTTGCTGATTTGTCAGGGGAGCTAATGAGGCTTGCAATTGGCCGTATATCTGATGGGGAAGTTGAATATGCTAAAGATATATGTTCATTTGTACGTGACATTTATAGGGAGCTGACCCTTCTGGTGCCACTGATGGATGATAATAATGAGATGAAGAAGAAAATGGAGGTTATGCTTCAAAGTGTTGTGAAAATTGAAAATG CTTGCTTCGGTGTTCATGTGAGAGGATCGGAGTACATTCCTATGCTGGGGTCATCTGCCGAACCAGATTACGCGTTTTTTGGTGGCGCCGACTACGACTAG